A region of Faecalibacterium taiwanense DNA encodes the following proteins:
- a CDS encoding murein hydrolase activator EnvC — protein MKKALHAKPFRLQMPGHTPRHARPEPARSKLLRGVSLCLAAVCLAASVSFQPATAATSMASLQNKLNSLSKSIDQHKKELSDAKKKEAAAKALESELKERVGVIQSQISVLSTQIAAVQNNIGQTEQKITAKEGEITQKQAEIDSQWGDFKKHMAAMQELRDGGSVAMLSAVNDLYELLTFNEVMQDISIKDTEIMDNMKAAKSALEADKVELEAQRKELTSQKAELDTQNYQMKAKQSELNSSISAAQLSAQDAQKAQQTAQAAIESDELNYEAVKKEIQKLIAAAASSKPQLSFTGFACPLKSYTRVSSEYGWRKNPVSGVNRLHAGIDLAAPGGTPIYAAASGYVQVAGWSSGGYGNYVIIYHGSMSDGNAYSTLYGHMRSVATSAGKYVKQGELIGYVGSTGNSTGNHLHLEVWKGGKKANAVNPRGYIPFPHN, from the coding sequence ATGAAAAAAGCACTTCATGCAAAGCCCTTCCGGCTGCAGATGCCCGGCCATACGCCGCGCCATGCACGGCCGGAGCCTGCCCGCAGCAAGCTGCTGCGCGGCGTGAGTCTGTGCCTGGCGGCGGTATGCCTTGCGGCAAGCGTCAGCTTCCAGCCGGCCACGGCAGCCACCAGCATGGCCAGCCTGCAGAACAAGCTGAACAGCCTTTCCAAATCCATCGACCAGCACAAGAAGGAGCTTTCGGACGCAAAGAAAAAGGAAGCTGCTGCAAAAGCGCTGGAAAGTGAGCTAAAGGAGCGCGTGGGCGTCATTCAGTCTCAGATCAGCGTGCTGAGCACCCAGATCGCTGCTGTGCAGAACAACATTGGCCAGACCGAGCAGAAAATCACCGCCAAGGAAGGTGAGATCACCCAGAAGCAGGCCGAGATCGACAGCCAGTGGGGCGATTTTAAAAAGCACATGGCTGCCATGCAGGAGCTGCGCGACGGCGGCAGCGTGGCCATGCTGAGCGCAGTGAACGACCTGTATGAGCTGCTCACCTTCAACGAGGTCATGCAGGATATCTCCATTAAAGATACCGAGATCATGGACAACATGAAGGCCGCCAAGAGCGCTCTGGAAGCAGATAAGGTGGAGCTGGAAGCCCAGCGCAAGGAGCTGACGAGCCAGAAGGCGGAGCTGGATACCCAGAACTACCAGATGAAGGCAAAGCAGAGCGAGCTGAACAGCAGCATTTCTGCGGCGCAGCTTTCTGCACAGGATGCCCAGAAGGCCCAGCAGACGGCACAGGCCGCTATTGAATCGGACGAGCTGAACTATGAGGCCGTCAAGAAAGAGATCCAGAAGCTGATCGCGGCGGCTGCATCCAGTAAGCCGCAGCTGAGCTTTACCGGCTTTGCCTGCCCGCTGAAGAGCTATACCCGCGTTTCCAGCGAGTACGGCTGGCGTAAGAACCCGGTGTCCGGCGTGAACAGGCTGCATGCCGGCATCGATCTGGCGGCCCCGGGCGGTACCCCCATCTACGCAGCCGCAAGCGGCTATGTGCAGGTGGCGGGCTGGTCCAGCGGCGGCTATGGCAACTATGTCATCATCTACCACGGAAGCATGTCGGACGGCAACGCCTACAGTACCTTGTACGGCCACATGAGGTCGGTCGCCACCAGCGCAGGCAAGTATGTCAAGCAGGGCGAGTTGATCGGCTACGTTGGCTCTACCGGCAACTCTACCGGCAACCA
- a CDS encoding ABC transporter permease, translating to MMRPSTFFFLIRRGIRNLGKHWAMTFVCILSLSVCMTLNTFASLAEVNVDSMVNYLGSQNETVVYLDPECDDATAQAVGEKLAAMPGVTNVQFVSKQDVLNTYRNYMEDYSSLWDEFENDNPFKANYRVSIADLSQMESMSKQMQAIQGVYSVTAPVEMTNVFVQVQRSVTKVGRGIVLVLMVVSIITVGSTIRLSVFARRREIEIMKYVGATNGLVTLPFVVEGLAMGLISGVLTAAISLGGYSYMVQASDGLGGVWEMIMGQALVPVSAVWSTIIPYSLIGGAVVGGLGSMFSIRKHLNV from the coding sequence ATGATGAGACCTTCTACCTTCTTTTTTCTGATCCGGCGCGGCATCCGCAATCTGGGCAAGCACTGGGCCATGACCTTTGTGTGCATCCTGTCCCTCAGTGTCTGTATGACCCTGAACACCTTTGCAAGTCTTGCCGAGGTGAACGTGGACAGCATGGTGAACTATCTGGGCAGCCAGAACGAGACCGTGGTCTATCTGGACCCGGAGTGTGATGATGCCACTGCGCAGGCCGTGGGCGAAAAGCTGGCGGCAATGCCCGGCGTGACCAATGTGCAGTTCGTCTCCAAGCAGGACGTGCTGAACACCTATCGCAATTACATGGAAGATTACTCCTCCCTGTGGGATGAGTTTGAAAATGACAACCCCTTCAAGGCCAACTACCGCGTTTCCATCGCGGATCTGAGCCAGATGGAGAGTATGAGCAAGCAGATGCAGGCCATTCAGGGCGTGTACAGCGTTACCGCCCCGGTGGAAATGACCAACGTCTTTGTGCAGGTGCAGCGCTCTGTTACCAAAGTGGGCCGCGGCATCGTGCTGGTGCTGATGGTCGTCAGCATCATCACGGTGGGCAGCACCATCCGCCTGAGCGTGTTTGCGCGCCGCCGCGAAATTGAGATCATGAAGTACGTGGGCGCCACCAACGGTCTGGTCACTCTGCCCTTCGTTGTGGAAGGTCTGGCCATGGGCCTGATCTCCGGCGTGCTCACTGCAGCGATCAGTCTGGGCGGCTACTCCTACATGGTGCAGGCTTCCGACGGTCTGGGCGGCGTGTGGGAAATGATCATGGGTCAGGCACTGGTGCCGGTGAGCGCCGTCTGGTCCACGATCATCCCGTACAGCCTCATCGGCGGTGCCGTTGTGGGTGGTCTGGGCAGTATGTTCTCCATCCGCAAGCACCTGAACGTGTGA
- the ftsE gene encoding cell division ATP-binding protein FtsE, translating into MIDLEHVSKEYKRGGPLALDDINLHVDDGEFVFLLGHSGAGKSTLLKLLLREELPSEGKVTVLGKDVASLHRHQVPYLRRQMGIIFQDFRLIPTMTVYENIAFAMHVTNVKSREISDRVEYMLELVHLEDKAKAYPDTLSGGEQQRVAVARALAHGPKLVIADEPTGNIDPELSLEMMELLERVSETGITVVVVTHEHELVRQFHQRVVTLKKGRIISDVPADKEAIRARAERKERLFETELEPADTAEKEAATV; encoded by the coding sequence ATGATCGATTTAGAACACGTTTCCAAGGAATATAAACGAGGCGGACCGCTGGCACTGGACGATATCAACCTCCATGTGGACGACGGCGAGTTCGTGTTCCTGCTGGGCCATTCCGGCGCAGGCAAATCCACCCTGCTCAAGCTGCTGCTGCGCGAAGAGCTGCCCAGTGAGGGCAAGGTGACCGTTCTGGGCAAGGATGTTGCCAGCCTGCACCGCCATCAGGTGCCGTATCTGCGCCGTCAGATGGGCATTATCTTTCAGGATTTCCGGCTGATCCCCACCATGACTGTGTACGAAAACATCGCCTTTGCCATGCATGTGACCAACGTCAAGAGCCGGGAGATCAGCGACCGTGTGGAGTACATGCTGGAGCTGGTGCATCTGGAGGATAAGGCCAAGGCCTATCCGGACACCCTTTCCGGCGGTGAACAGCAGCGCGTGGCTGTGGCCCGCGCCCTTGCCCACGGCCCCAAGCTGGTCATTGCGGACGAGCCCACCGGCAACATCGACCCGGAATTGAGCCTGGAAATGATGGAGCTGCTGGAGCGGGTGAGCGAAACGGGCATCACCGTGGTGGTCGTTACCCATGAGCACGAGCTGGTGCGCCAGTTCCACCAGCGCGTCGTCACCCTGAAAAAGGGCCGCATCATTTCGGATGTGCCTGCCGACAAGGAAGCCATCCGCGCACGCGCAGAGCGCAAAGAACGTCTGTTCGAGACCGAGCTGGAACCTGCTGACACCGCAGAAAAGGAGGCGGCCACCGTATGA
- a CDS encoding CdaR family transcriptional regulator: protein MANRVFQSVIYQMKDAINRVVGVVDETGAVISCSELNLIGEVREGFMAERLTAGDRFVRDGYTYQQFSSAKHNDYAVFVEGVDETAGQFAAMLSISLQSIKQYHDEKFDKSNFIKNVVLDNILPGDIYAKARELHFATDVSRVVFIVRVTSGGDISAYDVVSSLFPDKQKDFVFNISETDTVLVKEIRKGIDRTDMEKLAASIVDTLSGEHYIKAVVGIGTPISNVKDLATSFKEAQIAMEVSKVFDTEKQIIRYDNLGIARLIYQLPTTVCEMFLREVFKQGSIESLDQETLFTIQRFFENNLNVSETSRGLFVHRNTLVYRLEKIKKLTGLDLREFDDAIVFKVALMVKKYLSNNPAKY, encoded by the coding sequence ATGGCCAATAGAGTATTTCAAAGCGTGATCTACCAGATGAAAGACGCGATCAACCGGGTGGTCGGCGTGGTGGATGAGACCGGCGCTGTTATTTCCTGCTCGGAACTGAACCTGATCGGCGAGGTGCGCGAGGGTTTCATGGCGGAGCGTCTGACCGCAGGCGACCGCTTTGTGCGCGATGGCTACACCTATCAGCAGTTCTCCAGCGCCAAGCATAACGATTATGCAGTATTCGTGGAAGGCGTGGACGAGACGGCTGGTCAGTTTGCCGCTATGCTGTCCATCAGCCTGCAGAGCATCAAGCAGTACCACGACGAAAAGTTTGATAAGTCCAACTTTATCAAGAATGTGGTGCTGGATAACATCCTGCCCGGCGATATCTATGCCAAGGCCCGTGAGCTGCACTTTGCCACCGATGTTTCCCGCGTGGTGTTCATCGTGCGTGTTACCAGCGGCGGCGATATCTCCGCCTACGATGTGGTCAGCAGCCTGTTCCCCGACAAGCAGAAGGACTTTGTGTTCAATATCAGCGAGACGGATACCGTGCTGGTCAAGGAGATCCGCAAGGGCATCGACCGCACCGATATGGAAAAGCTGGCTGCCAGCATTGTGGATACCCTGTCCGGCGAGCATTACATCAAGGCTGTGGTGGGCATCGGCACCCCCATCTCCAACGTGAAGGATCTGGCTACCTCCTTTAAGGAAGCACAGATCGCCATGGAAGTGAGCAAGGTGTTCGACACCGAAAAGCAGATCATCCGCTACGATAATCTGGGCATTGCACGCCTGATCTATCAGCTGCCCACCACCGTGTGCGAGATGTTCCTGCGCGAGGTGTTCAAGCAGGGCAGCATCGAAAGCCTGGATCAGGAGACCCTGTTCACCATCCAGCGCTTCTTCGAGAATAACCTGAATGTGTCTGAAACCAGCCGCGGCCTGTTTGTGCACCGCAACACGCTGGTGTATCGTCTGGAAAAGATCAAAAAGCTGACTGGCCTGGATCTGCGTGAGTTCGACGATGCTATCGTCTTTAAGGTAGCACTGATGGTCAAGAAGTACCTGTCCAACAATCCGGCCAAATACTAA
- the purB gene encoding adenylosuccinate lyase: protein MSQHDRYISPFSTRYSSDEMQYIFSDDNKFRTWRRLWVALARAEMEQGLTNITPDMVAELEAHVDDINYEVAIEREKLVRHDVMSHVYAYGQQCPKAAGIIHLGATSCYVGDNTDIIVMRQGLELVRKKLIGVLAKLGRFAEEYKDMPCMAYTHCQPAQPTTVGKRATLWANELVMDLQEIDHRLAVLQLRGVKGTTGTQASFMELFKGDADKIRAVDASIAKEMGFAPEAVIPVSGQTYSRKVDAFILNALAGIGQSCMKFATDLRLLANFKEMEEPFEKNQIGSSAMPYKRNPMRCERICALSRYLMVDVLNPSFTTGTQWFERTLDDSANKRVAMAEGFLATDAILNIMLNVTDGIVVYPKVVRSRLMAELPFMASENIMMQAVEKGGNRQELHERLRQHAIAAGKQVKEEGLPNDMVDRIAADPAFGLTREEIVAGLVPENFVGRAPQQVEEFIANVLKPIFDANPDAVEQHASLSV, encoded by the coding sequence ATGTCTCAGCATGATCGTTATATCAGCCCCTTTTCCACCCGCTATTCCTCGGACGAGATGCAGTATATCTTCTCGGACGATAACAAATTCCGCACATGGCGCCGCCTGTGGGTGGCGCTGGCCCGGGCCGAAATGGAGCAGGGCCTGACCAACATCACCCCCGATATGGTGGCTGAGCTGGAAGCCCATGTGGACGATATCAACTATGAAGTGGCCATCGAGCGCGAAAAGCTGGTGCGCCACGACGTGATGAGCCATGTGTACGCCTACGGCCAGCAGTGCCCCAAGGCTGCCGGCATCATCCATCTGGGTGCCACCAGCTGCTATGTGGGCGACAACACCGACATCATCGTGATGCGTCAGGGTCTGGAACTGGTGCGCAAAAAGCTGATCGGTGTGTTGGCAAAGCTGGGCCGCTTCGCCGAGGAATACAAGGACATGCCCTGCATGGCCTACACTCACTGCCAGCCCGCTCAGCCCACCACCGTGGGCAAGCGCGCCACCCTGTGGGCCAACGAGCTGGTGATGGACCTGCAGGAGATCGACCACCGTCTTGCTGTTCTGCAGCTGCGCGGTGTCAAGGGTACCACCGGCACGCAGGCTTCCTTTATGGAGCTGTTCAAGGGCGATGCCGATAAGATCCGCGCCGTGGATGCTTCCATCGCCAAGGAGATGGGCTTTGCGCCCGAAGCGGTCATCCCCGTGTCCGGCCAGACCTACAGCCGCAAGGTGGATGCCTTCATCCTGAACGCCCTTGCCGGCATTGGCCAGAGCTGCATGAAGTTTGCCACCGACCTGCGTCTGCTGGCTAACTTCAAGGAGATGGAAGAGCCGTTTGAAAAGAACCAGATCGGTTCCTCCGCCATGCCTTACAAGCGCAACCCCATGCGCTGCGAGCGTATCTGCGCACTGAGCCGCTACCTGATGGTAGATGTGCTGAACCCCAGCTTCACCACCGGCACCCAGTGGTTTGAGCGCACGCTGGACGACAGCGCCAACAAGCGTGTCGCCATGGCTGAGGGCTTCCTTGCCACCGACGCTATCCTGAACATCATGCTCAACGTCACCGACGGCATCGTGGTGTATCCCAAGGTGGTGCGCAGCCGTCTGATGGCAGAGCTGCCCTTCATGGCCAGCGAGAACATCATGATGCAGGCTGTGGAAAAGGGCGGCAACCGTCAGGAGCTGCACGAGCGTCTGCGCCAGCACGCCATCGCCGCCGGCAAGCAGGTCAAGGAAGAGGGCCTGCCCAACGATATGGTGGACCGCATCGCTGCCGACCCCGCCTTTGGCCTGACCCGCGAGGAGATCGTGGCGGGCCTTGTGCCGGAAAACTTTGTGGGCCGTGCACCGCAGCAGGTGGAGGAGTTCATCGCCAATGTGCTCAAGCCCATCTTCGATGCCAACCCCGATGCCGTGGAGCAGCACGCATCTTTGAGTGTTTGA
- a CDS encoding phosphoribosylformylglycinamidine synthase, translating to MVYRIYVEKKPGFDVEATGLKNELTSLLGIQSLTGLRLLNRYDVEGIDEELFNQCANTVFSEPPVDNTYAELPASDGVSFAVEYLPGQFDQRADSAAECIQLISQGERPLVRSARVYLLEGTLTDEQVAEIKKYVINPVEAREASLDTKQTLKMEYPVPAPVKVLEGFNQLDEEQLKKFIADNGLAMDLGDIEFCQKYFRSEHRDPTITEIKMIDTYWSDHCRHTTFGTILDDVQIDDAVVQKAFDRYMAMRADLGRENKPRCMMDLATIGAKELKKQGILKNLDESDEINACTVKIKCDVNGKDEDWLFLFKNETHNHPTEIEPFGGAATCIGGAIRDPLSGRSYVYQAMRVTGAGDPLKPVSETLPGKLPQRKLVTTAAAGYSSYGNQIGLATGQVDEIYHPGYVAKRMEIGAVVGATPASHVRRECPAPGDVIVLLGGRTGRDGVGGATGSSKAHKLDSLEHCGAEVQKGNAPIERKLQRLFRREDACRMIKRCNDFGAGGVSVAIGELADGLYIDLNKVTKKYEGLDGTELAISESQERMAVALAPEDVDKFIALANEENLEATPVAKVTAEPRLNMVWNGMSIVNISREFLNSNGAEKHQKVHVEKATVWQPQWEGLTFSQKMKNMVGDLNICSKKGLSERFDSTIGAATVLMPFGGAYQLTPQNAMVAKLPVDGETSTCSGMAWGFNPFLMSADQYKGAQMAVIESVTKLVASGFRYEDAYLTFQEYFERLGTAPERWGKPLAALLGALDAQMGLGIASIGGKDSMSGSFEKLDVPPTLVSFATAIGKANKVVSTEFKKPESTVVLVRPIIDPETGCPNFFSLKANYKMVEDMVEEGMVASACSVGYGGIAEALFKMGLGNHIGFKMRADKTTHEMFQPMYGSIVLEMVSDSPAGEILGETTKEYVFEACGEKLDMAQLQEIWEGKLEPVYPYRKAGPTVEKINGKLTAPAAPKIGVAKPKVIIPVFPGTNCEYDTAKAFARAGADPEILVIRNLTPADVAESCKALVKAIDNSQIVMLPGGFSGGDEPDGSAKFIASFFRNPEVTEAVRRLLQQRDGLMLGICNGFQALIKLGLVPYGDIRPITAYDPTLTFNTIGRHQSMLVRTRIASTGSPWLSKCEVGEQFTVAISHGEGRFVAPQEVLDTLMKNGQIATQYVDIEGNPTMDQRYNPNGSVLAIEGITSPDGRVFGKMGHSERSGEYLYKNVTGDKYQPIFEGGVDYFKI from the coding sequence ATGGTCTATCGTATTTATGTGGAAAAAAAGCCCGGCTTTGATGTGGAAGCCACCGGCCTGAAAAATGAGCTCACCAGCCTGCTGGGCATCCAGTCGCTTACCGGTCTGCGTCTGCTGAACCGCTACGATGTGGAAGGCATCGACGAAGAACTGTTCAACCAGTGTGCAAACACCGTGTTCAGTGAGCCGCCGGTGGATAACACCTATGCCGAGCTGCCCGCCAGCGACGGCGTGTCCTTTGCAGTGGAGTATCTGCCCGGCCAGTTCGACCAGCGCGCAGACTCTGCTGCCGAGTGCATCCAGCTCATCAGTCAGGGCGAGCGCCCGCTGGTGCGCTCTGCCCGCGTCTATCTGCTGGAAGGCACCCTGACTGACGAGCAGGTGGCCGAGATCAAGAAATACGTCATCAACCCGGTGGAGGCCCGCGAGGCTTCGCTGGACACCAAGCAGACCCTGAAAATGGAGTACCCCGTGCCCGCCCCGGTCAAGGTGCTGGAGGGCTTCAACCAGCTGGACGAAGAGCAGCTGAAAAAGTTCATTGCGGACAACGGTCTTGCCATGGATCTTGGCGATATCGAGTTCTGCCAGAAGTATTTCCGCTCGGAGCACCGCGACCCCACCATCACCGAGATCAAGATGATCGACACCTACTGGTCCGATCACTGCCGCCACACCACCTTCGGCACCATTCTGGACGATGTGCAGATCGACGATGCCGTGGTGCAGAAGGCCTTTGACCGCTACATGGCCATGCGCGCCGATCTGGGCCGCGAGAACAAGCCCCGCTGCATGATGGATCTTGCCACCATCGGCGCCAAGGAGCTGAAGAAGCAGGGCATCCTGAAAAATCTGGACGAGTCCGACGAGATCAACGCCTGCACCGTCAAGATCAAGTGCGATGTGAACGGTAAGGATGAGGACTGGCTGTTCCTGTTCAAGAACGAGACCCACAATCACCCCACCGAGATCGAGCCCTTCGGCGGTGCAGCTACCTGCATCGGCGGTGCCATCCGTGACCCGCTGTCCGGCCGCAGCTACGTCTATCAGGCCATGCGCGTTACCGGCGCAGGCGACCCGCTCAAGCCGGTCAGTGAGACGTTGCCCGGCAAGCTGCCCCAGCGCAAGCTGGTGACCACTGCTGCCGCAGGCTATTCCTCCTACGGCAACCAGATCGGCCTTGCTACCGGTCAGGTGGACGAGATCTATCATCCCGGCTATGTGGCAAAGCGCATGGAGATCGGTGCCGTTGTAGGCGCTACCCCCGCTTCCCACGTCCGCCGCGAGTGCCCCGCCCCCGGCGATGTCATCGTTCTGCTGGGCGGCCGCACCGGCCGTGATGGTGTGGGCGGTGCTACCGGCTCCTCCAAGGCCCACAAGCTGGACAGCCTTGAGCACTGCGGTGCCGAGGTGCAGAAGGGCAATGCTCCCATCGAGCGCAAGCTGCAGCGCCTGTTCCGCCGCGAGGATGCCTGCAGGATGATCAAGCGCTGCAACGACTTTGGTGCAGGCGGTGTGTCCGTTGCCATCGGTGAGCTGGCCGACGGCCTGTACATCGACCTGAACAAGGTCACCAAGAAGTACGAGGGTCTGGACGGCACCGAGCTGGCCATCAGCGAGAGCCAGGAGCGCATGGCTGTGGCGCTGGCCCCCGAGGACGTGGACAAGTTCATTGCTCTCGCCAACGAAGAGAACCTTGAGGCTACTCCGGTGGCAAAGGTGACGGCTGAGCCCCGCCTGAACATGGTGTGGAACGGCATGTCCATCGTGAACATCAGCCGCGAGTTCCTGAACTCCAACGGTGCCGAGAAGCACCAGAAGGTCCATGTGGAAAAGGCCACGGTCTGGCAGCCCCAGTGGGAGGGCCTGACCTTCAGCCAGAAGATGAAGAACATGGTGGGCGATTTGAACATCTGCAGCAAGAAGGGCCTGTCTGAGCGGTTCGACTCCACCATTGGTGCCGCCACCGTGCTCATGCCCTTTGGCGGTGCCTATCAGCTGACCCCGCAGAACGCCATGGTGGCAAAGCTGCCGGTGGACGGCGAGACCAGCACCTGCTCCGGCATGGCATGGGGCTTCAACCCCTTCCTGATGAGCGCAGACCAGTACAAGGGCGCTCAGATGGCTGTCATCGAGAGCGTTACCAAGCTGGTGGCCTCCGGCTTCCGCTATGAGGATGCTTACCTCACCTTCCAGGAATATTTCGAGCGTCTGGGCACCGCCCCGGAGCGCTGGGGCAAGCCGCTGGCCGCTCTGCTGGGTGCACTGGATGCTCAGATGGGTCTGGGCATTGCATCCATCGGCGGCAAGGACAGCATGTCCGGCTCCTTTGAAAAGCTTGATGTACCTCCCACGCTGGTCTCCTTCGCCACCGCCATCGGCAAGGCAAACAAGGTGGTGTCCACCGAATTCAAGAAGCCGGAGAGCACCGTTGTGCTGGTGCGGCCCATCATCGACCCCGAGACCGGCTGCCCCAACTTCTTCTCCCTGAAGGCCAACTACAAGATGGTGGAGGACATGGTCGAAGAGGGCATGGTGGCATCCGCCTGCTCTGTGGGCTACGGCGGCATTGCCGAGGCTCTGTTCAAGATGGGCCTTGGCAACCACATTGGCTTCAAGATGCGTGCGGATAAGACCACCCATGAGATGTTCCAGCCCATGTACGGCTCCATTGTTCTGGAAATGGTGTCCGATTCTCCCGCCGGTGAGATCCTGGGCGAGACCACCAAGGAATACGTCTTTGAAGCCTGCGGCGAAAAGCTGGATATGGCCCAGCTGCAGGAGATCTGGGAAGGCAAGCTGGAGCCGGTGTACCCCTACCGCAAGGCAGGCCCCACCGTGGAAAAGATCAACGGCAAGCTGACCGCACCCGCCGCACCCAAGATCGGTGTGGCAAAGCCCAAGGTCATCATTCCGGTGTTCCCGGGCACCAACTGCGAGTACGACACCGCCAAGGCCTTTGCCCGCGCCGGTGCCGACCCGGAGATCCTGGTCATCCGCAACCTGACCCCCGCCGACGTGGCCGAGAGCTGCAAGGCACTGGTCAAGGCCATCGATAACAGCCAGATCGTCATGCTGCCCGGCGGCTTCTCCGGCGGCGACGAGCCGGACGGCAGCGCAAAGTTCATTGCATCCTTCTTCCGCAACCCGGAGGTCACCGAGGCAGTGCGCCGTCTGCTGCAGCAGCGCGATGGCCTGATGCTGGGCATCTGCAACGGCTTCCAGGCCCTCATCAAGCTGGGTCTGGTCCCCTACGGCGATATCCGCCCCATCACCGCTTACGATCCCACCCTGACCTTCAACACCATCGGCCGCCACCAGAGCATGCTGGTGCGCACTCGCATTGCATCCACCGGCAGCCCGTGGCTGTCCAAGTGCGAGGTGGGCGAACAGTTCACCGTTGCCATCAGCCACGGCGAGGGCCGCTTCGTGGCTCCGCAGGAGGTGCTGGACACCCTCATGAAGAATGGCCAGATCGCCACCCAGTATGTGGACATCGAGGGCAACCCCACCATGGACCAGCGCTATAACCCCAACGGCTCTGTGCTGGCGATCGAAGGCATCACCAGCCCGGATGGTCGTGTGTTCGGCAAGATGGGCCACTCGGAGCGCAGCGGCGAGTACCTGTACAAGAACGTTACCGGTGACAAATATCAGCCGATCTTTGAGGGCGGCGTGGACTATTTCAAGATTTGA
- the purD gene encoding phosphoribosylamine--glycine ligase, whose translation MKKKILVVGGGGREHAIIKALKKSPDCGEIWCAPGNGGISYDAKCKNIKSTDVDTMVGFAVEEKFDYVVVAQDDPLALGMVDALAAVGIPAFGPDKAAARIEASKVFSKDLMKKYGIPTAKYETFDDPAKVMEYIKAEGKYPVVIKADGLALGKGVLICENEQQAADGVKEIMLDKKFGASGNHVVVEEFLTGPEVSVLSFTDGKVVKPMVSSMDHKRANDHDTGLNTGGMGTIAPNPYYTPEVAAECMEKIFLPTIKAMNAEGCPFKGCLYFGLMLTPDGPKVIEYNCRFGDPETQVVLPLLEGDLLHIMQACTNGTLENEEVKFSDGAAACVILASGGYPVAYEKGKPITGLVDGQLPGEENVTVYHSGTAITEDGTLVTAGGRVLGVTATGPRLTNALSHAYEAAEKISFEKLHKRSDIGLRALKALAEKQ comes from the coding sequence ATGAAGAAAAAAATTCTGGTTGTCGGCGGCGGCGGCCGTGAGCACGCCATCATCAAGGCACTGAAAAAGAGCCCTGACTGCGGCGAGATCTGGTGCGCACCCGGCAACGGCGGCATCAGCTATGACGCAAAATGCAAAAACATCAAGTCTACCGATGTGGACACCATGGTGGGCTTTGCCGTAGAAGAAAAGTTCGATTACGTTGTGGTGGCGCAGGACGACCCGCTGGCTCTGGGCATGGTGGATGCGCTGGCAGCAGTGGGCATCCCGGCCTTTGGCCCGGATAAGGCCGCTGCCCGCATCGAGGCCTCCAAGGTGTTCTCCAAGGACCTGATGAAGAAATACGGCATCCCCACCGCAAAGTACGAGACCTTTGACGACCCCGCCAAGGTCATGGAGTACATCAAGGCCGAGGGCAAGTACCCGGTGGTCATCAAGGCCGACGGTCTGGCACTGGGCAAGGGCGTGCTGATCTGCGAAAACGAGCAGCAGGCTGCGGACGGCGTGAAGGAGATCATGCTGGATAAGAAATTCGGCGCATCCGGCAACCATGTGGTGGTGGAGGAATTCCTCACCGGCCCCGAGGTCAGTGTGCTGAGCTTTACGGACGGCAAGGTGGTCAAGCCCATGGTGTCCAGCATGGACCACAAGCGTGCCAACGACCACGACACCGGCCTGAACACCGGCGGCATGGGCACCATTGCTCCCAACCCCTACTACACCCCGGAAGTGGCCGCTGAGTGCATGGAGAAAATTTTCCTGCCCACCATCAAGGCCATGAACGCCGAGGGCTGCCCCTTCAAGGGCTGCCTCTACTTCGGCCTGATGCTCACCCCGGACGGCCCGAAGGTCATCGAGTACAACTGCCGCTTTGGTGACCCCGAAACGCAGGTGGTGCTGCCCCTGCTGGAAGGCGACCTGCTGCACATCATGCAGGCCTGCACCAACGGCACGCTGGAAAACGAGGAGGTCAAGTTCTCGGACGGTGCTGCCGCCTGCGTCATTCTGGCTTCCGGCGGCTACCCGGTGGCTTACGAGAAGGGCAAGCCCATCACCGGCCTTGTGGACGGCCAGCTGCCCGGCGAGGAGAATGTGACGGTCTACCACTCTGGCACCGCCATCACCGAGGACGGCACCCTTGTCACGGCCGGCGGCCGTGTGCTGGGTGTCACCGCCACCGGCCCGCGGCTGACCAATGCGCTGAGCCATGCCTATGAGGCGGCAGAGAAGATCAGCTTTGAAAAGCTGCACAAGCGCAGCGATATCGGCCTGCGCGCCCTGAAGGCACTGGCAGAGAAGCAGTAA